From Hymenobacter sedentarius, a single genomic window includes:
- a CDS encoding FKBP-type peptidyl-prolyl cis-trans isomerase: MAAISDNKVVTITYDLSVTDENQEKVLVESAEADAPMVFLFGHSGLPEEFESQLNGKNPGDSFQFSLTPDQAYGDYDEQALVEIPKDVFMIDGKLDDEMLQIGNFLPMADNEGNHMQAKVVSIGDSGVQMDFNHPLAGMVMHFAGKVQDVRDATAEELAHGHVHGEGGHHH, translated from the coding sequence ATGGCTGCAATCAGCGACAACAAAGTCGTCACCATCACCTACGACCTCAGCGTGACCGACGAAAACCAGGAAAAAGTGTTGGTTGAATCAGCCGAAGCCGATGCGCCCATGGTCTTTCTCTTTGGCCACAGCGGCCTGCCCGAGGAATTTGAATCCCAGCTCAACGGCAAAAACCCCGGCGACTCCTTCCAGTTTAGCCTAACCCCCGACCAGGCCTACGGCGACTACGACGAGCAGGCGCTGGTGGAAATCCCCAAGGATGTCTTCATGATTGACGGCAAGCTCGACGACGAGATGCTGCAAATCGGCAATTTTCTGCCCATGGCCGACAACGAAGGCAACCACATGCAGGCCAAAGTGGTCAGCATCGGCGATTCGGGCGTGCAAATGGACTTCAACCACCCGCTCGCGGGCATGGTGATGCACTTTGCCGGCAAGGTGCAGGACGTGCGCGATGCCACCGCCGAGGAGCTGGCCCACGGCCACGTGCACGGCGAAGGCGGCCACCATCACTAG
- a CDS encoding DUF7710 domain-containing protein, producing the protein MKEVWVFHGTGGRMTSGIFTFREEAEEFIANYRLSGTLTKYPVGISVYDWAIEEKRFEPHKPEQFEPGFIQRFTAAKQEHYHYESGKPSSGEDSELG; encoded by the coding sequence ATGAAAGAGGTTTGGGTATTTCATGGCACGGGCGGCCGGATGACCAGTGGCATTTTCACTTTCCGGGAGGAGGCCGAAGAATTCATTGCCAACTATCGGCTGTCGGGCACTCTCACCAAATACCCGGTCGGTATCAGTGTTTACGACTGGGCCATTGAGGAAAAGCGCTTCGAACCCCACAAGCCGGAACAGTTCGAGCCCGGCTTTATTCAACGCTTTACGGCTGCAAAGCAGGAGCATTATCATTACGAATCCGGAAAACCAAGCAGCGGCGAAGACAGCGAATTGGGCTGA
- a CDS encoding Imm51 family immunity protein, whose amino-acid sequence MASPFPFQVAPLPSPTLPERRLAIFADVGGLEEYYVLFQNYGFGGTAESWVEHIETIIEEHQPELLEELEFEEGGHTFVAYAPNQAVAERFLACVLPFFGTLPLLQKYLSQADPDDFFA is encoded by the coding sequence ATGGCCTCCCCTTTTCCGTTCCAGGTAGCCCCGCTACCGTCCCCTACTTTGCCCGAGCGCCGGTTGGCCATTTTTGCCGATGTGGGCGGGCTCGAAGAGTATTATGTGCTATTTCAAAACTACGGCTTTGGCGGCACGGCCGAGTCCTGGGTGGAGCACATCGAAACCATTATTGAAGAGCATCAACCCGAGCTGCTCGAGGAGCTTGAGTTTGAAGAAGGCGGCCACACATTCGTGGCCTATGCTCCCAATCAGGCCGTGGCCGAGCGGTTTTTGGCGTGCGTGCTGCCGTTTTTTGGCACGCTGCCCCTCTTACAGAAGTACCTGAGCCAAGCCGACCCGGACGACTTTTTTGCGTAA
- a CDS encoding SusC/RagA family TonB-linked outer membrane protein, which translates to MYTRTLRRTLFLLLWGGASVTSYAQSDPAPLVSGTVTDAASHTPLPGVTVMAKGSTIGTTTDVNGKFSLSVPAGSELVFSFVGYARKELQATGGALTVDLAADLQELSEVVVTGYSEQNRKTLTSAISSVKGEELKNIPAASPDQLLQGKAPGVQVSANSGVPGGGVFIRIRGSNSVNASNDPLYVVDGVFINNTNLIATGLGNQVSSNPLADLNPQDIESMEILKDANATAIYGSRGANGVVLITTKRGKAGDKTRITLNNYHALSKAPKQYQLASGPDLATLENERFINDGGNPGLVPYRAVSAGGRGMPEEQPTYDRLSDVFRTAQTHSYELSAAGGSAKTQFYIGAGYFTQESVAKPSAFDRFSLRVNLDNSVTDKLRIGTSTALSRTHRNVSSNDNNPVGVINSALFTRANLPVYNPDGSYAKYGSFDNALALIRNLNNDAVGSRVISNVYGTYQFGKNLTFRSSWSIDFNDMYENNFNNTLILAGQPRGTASSFLSRDITLLNEQTLNYSVNFGENHSVQALVGNTLQRNTFQRTSLAGQQFPGNDLTTIASAATQTGSSSRSQAGLVSFFGKATYSFKERYTADVSVRADASSRFGSENRWGYFPAVGLGWRLGDESFIQDLGIFQELKLRASLGKTGNQAGISDFAALGLVQGGANYLDLPGTAPLQLANPNLSWESTRQWNAGLDAAVLQNRLVLELNYYDKYTSGLLLNVPVPRKTGFSSLVENYGAVSNKGFEAQATANWLPKGVLQWSTTVNIARNVNKIEKLAAPITTGSRDIFRLEEGAPLYSFWLYHQTRVNPENGDAEYEDVNGDGRITVADRKLVGNAWPDYFGGVTNSVTYKGVDFGFTLNFEQGAKIMNMNRFFLVHGGTQSNIGYLSEQLERWQRPGDVTNIPRLTTNASSNNYGGVVQNLSDRYLEDGSFVRLRTLTLGYTVPAATIAKAHLNSLRVYVQAANLFTITPYSGLDPEVNSQSGVSNTKNFDWATVPQPRTLQVGVTVGL; encoded by the coding sequence ATGTATACCCGTACGCTCCGGCGGACGCTCTTCCTGCTGCTGTGGGGAGGTGCCTCCGTCACTAGTTATGCCCAATCGGACCCTGCCCCGCTCGTGAGCGGCACCGTGACCGATGCCGCCAGCCATACCCCCTTGCCGGGCGTGACCGTAATGGCCAAAGGCAGCACCATTGGCACCACCACCGACGTCAATGGCAAATTTTCCCTATCAGTACCCGCGGGTAGCGAACTGGTATTCAGCTTCGTCGGGTATGCCCGGAAGGAACTGCAAGCCACGGGTGGCGCACTTACCGTAGACCTCGCCGCCGATTTGCAGGAGCTCTCGGAGGTGGTGGTGACGGGCTACAGCGAGCAAAACCGCAAGACCCTAACCAGCGCCATAAGCTCGGTGAAAGGGGAAGAGTTGAAGAACATTCCGGCGGCCAGCCCCGACCAGTTGCTGCAGGGCAAAGCGCCCGGCGTGCAGGTATCGGCCAACTCGGGCGTGCCGGGTGGCGGCGTCTTCATCCGCATCCGGGGCAGCAACTCGGTGAACGCCAGCAACGACCCGCTATACGTGGTCGACGGGGTGTTCATCAACAACACCAACCTGATTGCGACGGGCCTGGGCAACCAGGTGTCGAGCAACCCGCTGGCTGACCTGAACCCGCAGGACATCGAGAGCATGGAAATCCTGAAGGACGCCAACGCGACGGCCATCTACGGCTCGCGCGGCGCCAACGGCGTGGTGCTCATCACCACCAAACGGGGCAAAGCCGGCGACAAAACCCGCATCACCTTAAACAACTACCACGCCCTCTCCAAAGCGCCGAAACAGTACCAACTGGCTAGCGGGCCGGATTTGGCAACGCTGGAAAATGAGCGGTTTATCAACGACGGCGGCAACCCGGGGCTTGTGCCCTACCGCGCGGTGTCGGCCGGCGGGCGCGGCATGCCCGAAGAGCAGCCCACCTACGACCGGCTCAGCGACGTGTTTCGCACCGCCCAGACGCACAGCTACGAGCTGTCGGCAGCCGGGGGCTCGGCCAAAACCCAGTTTTATATCGGGGCGGGCTACTTCACGCAGGAGTCGGTGGCAAAGCCCAGCGCGTTTGACCGGTTTTCGCTGCGCGTCAACCTCGATAACTCGGTGACCGACAAGCTGCGCATTGGCACGAGCACGGCCCTGAGCCGCACGCACCGCAACGTAAGCAGCAACGACAACAACCCGGTGGGTGTCATCAACTCGGCCCTGTTCACCCGCGCCAACCTGCCGGTGTACAACCCCGACGGCTCCTATGCCAAGTACGGCTCGTTTGATAATGCCCTGGCCCTCATCAGGAACCTGAACAACGACGCGGTGGGCTCGCGCGTCATCTCGAACGTGTACGGCACCTACCAGTTTGGCAAAAACCTGACGTTTCGCAGCAGTTGGAGCATCGACTTCAACGACATGTACGAGAACAATTTCAACAACACGTTGATACTAGCCGGGCAGCCGCGCGGCACGGCCTCGTCGTTTCTCTCGCGCGACATCACCCTGCTCAACGAGCAAACCCTAAACTACAGCGTCAACTTCGGCGAGAACCATTCGGTGCAAGCCTTGGTGGGCAACACGCTACAGCGCAATACCTTCCAGCGCACCAGCCTGGCGGGCCAGCAGTTTCCGGGCAATGACCTGACCACCATTGCGTCGGCGGCTACCCAGACGGGCAGTTCGTCGCGCTCACAGGCCGGGCTGGTGTCGTTTTTCGGCAAGGCCACCTACAGCTTCAAGGAGCGCTACACGGCCGACGTGAGCGTGCGGGCCGATGCATCCTCGCGTTTCGGCAGCGAAAACCGCTGGGGCTATTTCCCGGCCGTGGGCCTGGGCTGGCGACTGGGCGACGAGAGCTTCATTCAAGACCTTGGCATTTTCCAGGAGCTGAAGCTGCGGGCCAGCTTGGGCAAAACCGGCAACCAGGCCGGCATCAGCGACTTTGCGGCGCTGGGCCTGGTGCAGGGTGGCGCCAACTATCTCGACCTGCCGGGCACGGCCCCGCTGCAGCTGGCAAACCCCAACCTGAGCTGGGAATCGACCCGGCAATGGAACGCGGGCCTGGACGCTGCCGTGCTGCAAAACCGGCTGGTGCTTGAGCTCAATTACTACGACAAGTACACCTCGGGCCTGCTGCTGAACGTGCCGGTGCCGCGTAAAACGGGCTTCTCGTCGCTGGTAGAGAACTACGGCGCCGTGAGCAACAAAGGCTTTGAAGCCCAGGCCACGGCCAACTGGCTGCCCAAGGGCGTCCTGCAGTGGAGCACCACCGTTAACATTGCCCGCAACGTGAACAAGATTGAAAAGCTGGCCGCGCCCATCACCACGGGCTCGCGCGACATTTTTCGGCTGGAAGAGGGCGCCCCGCTCTACTCCTTCTGGCTGTACCACCAGACCCGCGTGAACCCAGAAAATGGCGACGCCGAATACGAGGACGTGAACGGCGACGGCCGGATTACCGTGGCCGACCGCAAGCTGGTGGGTAACGCCTGGCCCGACTACTTCGGCGGCGTCACCAATTCCGTTACCTATAAAGGCGTGGACTTTGGCTTTACGCTGAATTTCGAGCAGGGCGCGAAAATCATGAACATGAACCGCTTCTTCCTCGTGCACGGCGGCACCCAGAGCAACATCGGCTACCTGAGCGAGCAGCTGGAGCGCTGGCAGCGGCCCGGCGACGTGACCAACATCCCGCGCCTGACCACCAACGCCAGTAGCAACAACTACGGCGGCGTGGTGCAAAACCTGAGTGACCGGTACCTGGAAGACGGCTCTTTCGTGCGCCTGCGCACCCTCACGCTGGGCTATACCGTGCCGGCCGCCACCATCGCCAAAGCGCACCTGAACTCTCTGCGCGTCTACGTGCAGGCTGCCAACCTCTTCACCATCACGCCTTATTCCGGCCTCGACCCGGAAGTAAACTCGCAGAGCGGCGTGAGCAACACCAAAAACTTCGACTGGGCCACGGTGCCCCAGCCGCGCACCCTTCAGGTGGGCGTCACGGTCGGACTCTAA
- a CDS encoding AAA domain-containing protein, whose product MSEVFIPTDPYALEKELRHTQALMQLEQKEDLEQFKIKNAKASIAERQQRGLTWYPVTVTKEDIGFGGKVLLELERPAGQQGLHLFQVGKNASLFGNVPGRSATDRPTLSGVITSVRRNKLLLATTKEDLPDWVLDGGKLGIDLTFDEVSYREMDYALGKVMGAYGDRLAELRDVLLGAKEARFREEKASDLFYPSPLNDSQLAAVRHVMAAQDVAIIHGPPGTGKTTTLVQVILETIRRERRVLVCAPSNTAVDLLTEKLAERGVNVIRMGNPSRVSDLLLEHTLDAQVMAHKSYNEMRSMRQTADQYREMAGKYVRNFGYEEQQQRKHLKEEARMLFQQADDLERYITEDLLEQVQVITCTLVGASNRNIRHLTYETVFIDEAAQALEPGCWIPIAKAKRVVLAGDHHQLPPTVKSEKAARDGLRETLFEKCIKRQPETARMLTVQYRMHEQIMEFSSEQFYEGQLEAHATVRHADLPDYDLRFAPDLPVEFLDTAGFGFQEITIPESRSTANPEEADLLLKRLAQLLEPYDQADHEEDLLTIGVIAPYRAQINYLKDAIEENDELNGLMAHRMLSVGTVDSFQGQERDIIAISLTRSNNHGEIGFLSDIRRMNVGMTRARRKLLLVGDSSTLSSNPFFKSLLEYVERIGGYRTAWELQD is encoded by the coding sequence TTGTCAGAAGTATTCATCCCCACCGACCCTTACGCCCTCGAAAAAGAGCTGCGCCACACCCAGGCCCTCATGCAGCTGGAGCAAAAGGAAGACCTGGAGCAATTCAAGATTAAAAACGCCAAGGCCAGTATTGCCGAGCGCCAACAGCGCGGCCTGACCTGGTACCCAGTTACCGTTACGAAGGAGGACATCGGCTTTGGCGGCAAAGTGTTGCTGGAACTCGAGCGCCCCGCCGGCCAGCAGGGCCTACACTTGTTTCAGGTGGGCAAAAATGCCTCGCTGTTTGGTAACGTGCCCGGCCGCTCGGCCACCGACCGGCCCACGCTGAGCGGCGTGATTACCAGCGTGCGGCGCAACAAGCTGCTGCTGGCCACCACCAAAGAAGACCTGCCCGACTGGGTGCTCGACGGCGGCAAATTGGGCATCGACCTCACGTTTGACGAAGTCAGCTACCGTGAGATGGACTATGCCCTAGGCAAGGTAATGGGTGCCTACGGCGACCGCCTGGCCGAGCTGCGCGACGTGCTGCTAGGCGCCAAGGAAGCCCGTTTCCGCGAGGAAAAAGCTTCCGATTTGTTCTACCCCAGTCCGCTCAACGACTCGCAGCTGGCCGCCGTGCGCCACGTGATGGCAGCCCAGGACGTGGCCATTATCCACGGCCCTCCCGGCACGGGCAAGACCACCACGCTGGTGCAGGTGATTCTGGAGACCATCCGGCGCGAGCGGCGCGTGCTGGTGTGCGCGCCCAGCAACACGGCCGTGGACTTGCTCACCGAAAAGCTGGCCGAGCGCGGCGTCAACGTCATCCGCATGGGCAACCCCAGCCGGGTGTCAGACCTCTTGCTGGAGCACACCCTGGATGCCCAGGTGATGGCCCACAAGAGCTACAACGAGATGCGCTCGATGCGCCAAACGGCCGACCAGTACCGCGAAATGGCCGGCAAGTACGTGCGCAACTTCGGCTACGAAGAGCAGCAGCAGCGCAAGCATCTTAAGGAAGAAGCGCGTATGTTATTCCAGCAAGCCGACGACCTGGAGCGCTACATTACCGAAGATTTGCTCGAGCAGGTGCAGGTGATAACGTGCACACTGGTGGGCGCCAGCAACCGCAACATCCGCCACCTGACCTACGAAACGGTGTTCATCGACGAGGCGGCCCAGGCCCTGGAGCCGGGCTGCTGGATTCCGATTGCCAAGGCCAAGCGCGTGGTGCTCGCCGGCGACCACCACCAGCTGCCGCCCACCGTGAAAAGCGAAAAAGCGGCCCGCGACGGCCTGCGCGAAACGCTGTTTGAGAAGTGCATCAAGCGCCAGCCCGAAACGGCCCGCATGCTTACGGTGCAGTACCGCATGCACGAGCAAATCATGGAGTTCAGCTCCGAGCAGTTCTACGAAGGCCAACTGGAAGCCCACGCCACCGTGCGCCACGCCGACCTGCCCGACTACGACCTACGCTTCGCTCCCGATCTGCCCGTGGAGTTTCTCGACACGGCCGGCTTTGGCTTCCAGGAAATCACCATCCCCGAAAGCCGCTCCACCGCCAACCCCGAGGAAGCCGACCTGCTGCTCAAGCGCCTGGCCCAACTGCTGGAGCCCTACGACCAGGCCGACCACGAGGAAGACTTACTCACCATCGGCGTCATTGCCCCCTATCGCGCCCAAATCAACTATTTGAAGGACGCCATCGAGGAAAACGACGAGCTCAACGGCCTCATGGCCCACCGCATGCTGAGCGTGGGCACCGTGGATTCGTTCCAGGGCCAGGAGCGCGACATCATCGCCATCAGCCTTACCCGCAGCAACAACCACGGCGAAATCGGCTTCCTCTCCGACATCCGCCGCATGAACGTGGGCATGACCCGCGCCCGCCGCAAACTGCTGCTCGTGGGCGACTCGTCGACGCTGAGCTCGAACCCGTTTTTCAAGAGCCTGCTGGAATATGTGGAGCGCATTGGCGGCTACCGCACAGCTTGGGAATTGCAGGATTAA
- a CDS encoding porin — MVGFGVFNGQTANRPELNNQQHVVARVTYPVALGKHIIEPGLQAYSGNYVMPSDLLSAGVKTSADRSYRDQRVAATVVLYPQPFGVQAEYNIGRGPEFNPHTNTIETKSLTGGYVLLNYRLRYGHQQLYPFLRAQYYDGGKKHERDARSYTVREAELGLEWQPMSSFELVTMYTLSSRRYEDFQKPDNKQRGGLLRLQAQINF, encoded by the coding sequence GTGGTGGGCTTCGGCGTCTTCAACGGCCAAACCGCTAACCGGCCCGAACTCAACAACCAGCAACACGTGGTGGCCCGCGTGACGTATCCGGTGGCCTTGGGCAAGCACATCATCGAGCCGGGCCTGCAGGCCTATTCGGGCAACTACGTGATGCCGTCTGACCTGCTGTCGGCCGGCGTCAAGACCAGTGCCGACCGGAGCTACCGCGACCAGCGCGTGGCGGCCACGGTGGTGCTGTACCCGCAGCCGTTTGGCGTGCAGGCCGAGTACAACATCGGTCGGGGCCCCGAGTTCAACCCCCACACCAACACCATTGAGACCAAGTCCCTGACCGGCGGCTACGTGCTGCTCAACTACCGGCTGCGCTACGGTCACCAGCAGCTCTACCCTTTTTTGAGGGCACAGTACTACGACGGCGGCAAAAAGCACGAGCGCGACGCCCGCAGCTACACCGTGCGCGAGGCCGAACTTGGGCTGGAATGGCAGCCCATGAGCAGCTTCGAACTGGTGACCATGTACACGCTGTCGTCCCGCCGGTATGAGGATTTTCAGAAGCCCGACAACAAGCAACGCGGCGGCCTCTTGCGGCTGCAAGCCCAAATTAACTTTTAG
- a CDS encoding porin has product MKRILTALLLLAAGHVHSQVPDSTAPAPPVAKKWFETFAIRGYVQARYNRLLETNPDLNCEQCDRSWGRNGGISLRRVRIVFFGQLHERVYFYIQPDFASAPSGSTSLQFGQLRDAYFDLGLDKASQFRIRLGQSKVPFGFENMQSSQNRLPLDRADALNSALSNERDLGAFFYWAPTAVRQRLAMLVK; this is encoded by the coding sequence ATGAAGAGAATATTAACCGCGCTCCTGCTTCTGGCTGCTGGACACGTGCACAGCCAAGTACCCGATTCAACCGCTCCGGCTCCTCCGGTCGCCAAAAAGTGGTTTGAAACCTTCGCCATTCGGGGCTATGTGCAGGCGCGCTACAACCGCCTGCTCGAAACCAATCCGGACCTGAACTGCGAGCAGTGTGACCGGTCGTGGGGACGAAACGGCGGGATTTCGCTGCGGCGGGTGCGCATTGTTTTCTTCGGGCAGCTGCACGAACGGGTATATTTCTACATACAGCCCGACTTTGCCAGTGCACCCAGCGGCAGCACGTCGCTGCAATTCGGGCAACTCCGCGACGCCTACTTCGACTTGGGCCTGGACAAAGCCAGCCAGTTTCGCATCCGGCTGGGGCAAAGCAAAGTCCCGTTTGGCTTCGAAAACATGCAGTCGAGCCAAAACCGCCTGCCCCTCGACCGCGCCGACGCCCTCAACAGCGCCCTATCCAACGAACGGGACCTGGGCGCCTTCTTCTATTGGGCCCCCACGGCCGTGCGCCAGCGCTTGGCCATGCTGGTAAAATAA